A window from Anomalospiza imberbis isolate Cuckoo-Finch-1a 21T00152 chromosome 8, ASM3175350v1, whole genome shotgun sequence encodes these proteins:
- the OPN4 gene encoding melanopsin isoform X5, producing MTVQDVPHAFPTVDVPDHAHYTIGVVILIVGITGTLGNFLVFYAFCRSRSLQTPANILIINLAISDFLMSITQSPVFFTSSLYKHWIFGEKGCELYAFCGALFGITSMITLMVIALDRYFVITKPLASVGVTSKKKALIILVGVWLYSLAWSLPPFFGWSAYVPEGLLTSCSWDYMTFTPSVRAYTMLLFCFVFFIPLIAIIYSYVSIFEAIKKANKSIQTFGCKRGNREFQKQYQRMKNEWKMAKIALIVILFFVISWSPYSVVALVAFAGYSHVLTPFMNSIPAVIAKASVIHNPIIYAITHPKYRRALATYVPCLGPLLRVSPKDSRSFSSYHSSRRATVTSQSSEISGLQKGKKRLSSLSDSESGCTEIETDTPSMFSRLDRRQISYETDKDTTQTRDIRAKLTSQDSGNCGKTAVDADDILMVELNVTEYMTTPTQTSKTCSLEEIKKSESLNNIGQRKGESHQGSSSAQIPSITITCSSVQGVELPSRYNSGFLYPKSSRHKQNKKSCS from the exons GAGTAGGAGCCTTCAGACTCCAGCCAACATACTCATCATCAATCTAGCTATTAGTGACTTCCTGATGTCCATTACACAGTCTCCAGTTTTTTTCACCAGCAGCCTCTACAAACACTGGATTTTTGGTGAGAAAG GCTGTGAGCTGTATGCCTTCTGCGGAGCTCTTTTTGGCATTACATCTATGATCACTTTGATGGTGATTGCCTTGGACAGATATTTTGTCATCACTAAACCTCTGGCTTCTGTTGGAGTGACGTCAAAGAAGAAGGCCCTAATAATCCTGGTAGGAGTCTGGCTGTACTCTTTGGCTTGGAGTCTCCCACCCTTCTTTGGATGGA GTGCATATGTTCCTGAAGGTTTGCTGACTTCCTGTTCCTGGGACTATATGACTTTCACACCATCAGTCCGTGCCTACACgatgctgcttttctgctttgtctTTTTCATTCCTTTGATTGCTATCATATACAGCTATGTCTCTATCTTTGAGGCTATCAAGAAGGCCAACAA GTCTATTCAGACATTTGGATGCAAACGTGGAAATAGAGAGTTCCAGAAACAGTATCAGAGGATGAAAAATGAGTGGAAGATGGCCAAAATTGCACTGATTGTCATCttattttttgtcatttccTGGTCACCATACTCTGTTGTTGCTCTGGTAGCTTTTGCTGG GTATTCCCACGTCCTAACACCTTTCATGAACTCTATACCAGCTGTGATTGCCAAAGCTTCTGTCATCCATAACCCCATCATTTATGCCATCACTCACCCCAAATACAG AAGAGCCCTTGCAACATATGTTCCTTGCCTTGGACCCCTACTGAGAGTTTCTCCTAAAGACTCACGATCCTTCAGCAGTTACCACTCCTCCAGACGAGCGACCGTAACCAGCCAGTCTTCTGAGATAAGTGggctgcagaaaggaaaaaagagactGTCTTCTCTCTCTGACAGTGAATCA GGCTGTACTGAAATAGAAACTGATACTCCCAGTATGTTCTCCAGACTTGACAGAAGACAAATTTCCTACGAAACAGATAAAGACACAACTCAGACTAGAGACATAAGAGCCAAGCTGACAAGCCAGGATTCTGGGAATTGTGGGAAG ACAGCTGTAGATGCTGATGACATATTGATGGTGGAATTGAATGTCACAGAGTACATGACTACACCTACT CAAACATCTAAAACATGCAGCTTGGAGGAAATCAAG AAAAGTGAAAGCCTGAACAATATTGGACAAAGAAAAGGAGAGTCTCACCAGGGATCATCTTCAGCCCAGATACCCAGTATTACAATAACATGCAGCAGTGTCCAAGGAGTAGAGCTGCCTTCTAGATACAACTCTGGTTTCCTGTACCCTAAATCCAGCAGACACAAGCAGAACAAGAAGTCCTGCAGTTAA
- the OPN4 gene encoding melanopsin isoform X4: protein MKMTVQDVPHAFPTVDVPDHAHYTIGVVILIVGITGTLGNFLVFYAFCRSRSLQTPANILIINLAISDFLMSITQSPVFFTSSLYKHWIFGEKGCELYAFCGALFGITSMITLMVIALDRYFVITKPLASVGVTSKKKALIILVGVWLYSLAWSLPPFFGWSAYVPEGLLTSCSWDYMTFTPSVRAYTMLLFCFVFFIPLIAIIYSYVSIFEAIKKANKSIQTFGCKRGNREFQKQYQRMKNEWKMAKIALIVILFFVISWSPYSVVALVAFAGYSHVLTPFMNSIPAVIAKASVIHNPIIYAITHPKYRRALATYVPCLGPLLRVSPKDSRSFSSYHSSRRATVTSQSSEISGLQKGKKRLSSLSDSESGCTEIETDTPSMFSRLDRRQISYETDKDTTQTRDIRAKLTSQDSGNCGKTAVDADDILMVELNVTEYMTTPTQTSKTCSLEEIKKSESLNNIGQRKGESHQGSSSAQIPSITITCSSVQGVELPSRYNSGFLYPKSSRHKQNKKSCS from the exons GAGTAGGAGCCTTCAGACTCCAGCCAACATACTCATCATCAATCTAGCTATTAGTGACTTCCTGATGTCCATTACACAGTCTCCAGTTTTTTTCACCAGCAGCCTCTACAAACACTGGATTTTTGGTGAGAAAG GCTGTGAGCTGTATGCCTTCTGCGGAGCTCTTTTTGGCATTACATCTATGATCACTTTGATGGTGATTGCCTTGGACAGATATTTTGTCATCACTAAACCTCTGGCTTCTGTTGGAGTGACGTCAAAGAAGAAGGCCCTAATAATCCTGGTAGGAGTCTGGCTGTACTCTTTGGCTTGGAGTCTCCCACCCTTCTTTGGATGGA GTGCATATGTTCCTGAAGGTTTGCTGACTTCCTGTTCCTGGGACTATATGACTTTCACACCATCAGTCCGTGCCTACACgatgctgcttttctgctttgtctTTTTCATTCCTTTGATTGCTATCATATACAGCTATGTCTCTATCTTTGAGGCTATCAAGAAGGCCAACAA GTCTATTCAGACATTTGGATGCAAACGTGGAAATAGAGAGTTCCAGAAACAGTATCAGAGGATGAAAAATGAGTGGAAGATGGCCAAAATTGCACTGATTGTCATCttattttttgtcatttccTGGTCACCATACTCTGTTGTTGCTCTGGTAGCTTTTGCTGG GTATTCCCACGTCCTAACACCTTTCATGAACTCTATACCAGCTGTGATTGCCAAAGCTTCTGTCATCCATAACCCCATCATTTATGCCATCACTCACCCCAAATACAG AAGAGCCCTTGCAACATATGTTCCTTGCCTTGGACCCCTACTGAGAGTTTCTCCTAAAGACTCACGATCCTTCAGCAGTTACCACTCCTCCAGACGAGCGACCGTAACCAGCCAGTCTTCTGAGATAAGTGggctgcagaaaggaaaaaagagactGTCTTCTCTCTCTGACAGTGAATCA GGCTGTACTGAAATAGAAACTGATACTCCCAGTATGTTCTCCAGACTTGACAGAAGACAAATTTCCTACGAAACAGATAAAGACACAACTCAGACTAGAGACATAAGAGCCAAGCTGACAAGCCAGGATTCTGGGAATTGTGGGAAG ACAGCTGTAGATGCTGATGACATATTGATGGTGGAATTGAATGTCACAGAGTACATGACTACACCTACT CAAACATCTAAAACATGCAGCTTGGAGGAAATCAAG AAAAGTGAAAGCCTGAACAATATTGGACAAAGAAAAGGAGAGTCTCACCAGGGATCATCTTCAGCCCAGATACCCAGTATTACAATAACATGCAGCAGTGTCCAAGGAGTAGAGCTGCCTTCTAGATACAACTCTGGTTTCCTGTACCCTAAATCCAGCAGACACAAGCAGAACAAGAAGTCCTGCAGTTAA